Proteins from one Drosophila gunungcola strain Sukarami chromosome 3R, Dgunungcola_SK_2, whole genome shotgun sequence genomic window:
- the LOC128262645 gene encoding G patch domain-containing protein 4, which yields MDFAKKILGKYGWKEGDGLGKNNTGIAAPLKASLKFDNAGLGVDRAQEFNDHWWERCFNEAANNVDVKIQQDGQVSTSRKHGEDAVEISTSGFSARKLKKAKEQHASDGKSTYDNFLQTSLLTQNGGEVVTSERIKVEDIEVTKVTVLTDEELFKACGGRTAHKGARHGLKLSGKIARLEQQEREMLEKLQCKPKSAQGTVNVKKNGESAKESPVGGQTLMEQSVDDKLKKMKKARKDESFEEPAVDQLEKPLKTKKKKKYKAETLEDETSGDRTQEVTEDQLEEPLKMKSKKNNKAEHSPRESEESTQYQEAEEPLKTKKKRKTEDNAEEPEAQIKSKKKKKKNREKDQ from the coding sequence ATGGACTTTGCCAAGAAGATACTGGGAAAGTATGGTTGGAAAGAGGGCGATGGCCTGGGCAAGAACAACACCGGAATTGCAGCTCCCTTAAAAGCCAGCTTGAAGTTCGATAATGCGGGATTGGGAGTCGATCGTGCCCAGGAATTTAATGACCACTGGTGGGAACGCTGTTTCAATGAGGCCGCCAATAATGTGGATGTAAAAATTCAGCAGGATGGACAGGTCTCGACATCCCGGAAACATGGAGAGGATGCGGTGGAGATCTCCACCAGCGGATTCTCAGcccgaaaactgaaaaaagcCAAGGAACAGCATGCCAGCGATGGAAAATCCACCTACGACAACTTCTTGCAAACCTCTTTGCTCACCCAAAACGGCGGCGAGGTGGTGACGTCTGAACGCATCAAGGTGGAGGACATCGAGGTCACAAAGGTGACGGTGCTCACGGATGAGGAACTTTTCAAGGCCTGTGGCGGAAGGACGGCGCACAAGGGCGCCCGCCACGGCCTTAAATTAAGCGGAAAGATAGCCCGactggagcagcaggagcgCGAAATGCTGGAGAAGCTTCAATGCAAACCTAAGAGTGCTCAAGGGACAGTTAATGTCAAGAAAAATGGGGAGTCAGCTAAAGAGTCGCCTGTGGGAGGTCAAACACTGATGGAGCAATCAGTAGATGACAAACTAAAGAAGATGAAGAAGGCCCGAAAAGATGAGTCTTTCGAAGAGCCAGCTGTTGACCAACTAGAGAAGCCcttgaaaaccaaaaagaaaaagaaatacaaagcAGAGACGTTAGAAGATGAAACCTCAGGAGATCGAACACAAGAAGTTACAGAAGACCAATTGGAGGAACCTCTAAAGATGaaaagtaagaaaaataacaaagctGAGCATTCTCCCCGGGAATCTGAAGAGTCAACCCAATATCAAGAAGCCGAAGAACCCTTGAAGACCAAGAAGAAGCGAAAAACAGAGGATAACGCCGAGGAACCGGAAGcccaaattaaaagcaaaaagaagaagaaaaagaataGGGAGAAAGATCAATAG
- the LOC128264669 gene encoding ATP synthase lipid-binding protein, mitochondrial: protein MFVSTVSRIAPVARSALLANSKQYLRPLSSAVISQSQTLAAQNTTPVALLPQIRSFQTSPVTRDIDSAAKFIGAGAATVGVAGSGAGIGTVFGSLIIGYARNPSLKQQLFSYAILGFALSEAMGLFCLMMAFLLLFAF, encoded by the exons ATGTTCGTGTCGACAGTCTCTCGCATTGCCCCCGTTGCCAGGAGCGCC ctcctCGCCAACTCCAAGCAGTACCTGCGACCATTGAGCAGCGCCGTCATCAGCCAGAGCCAGACTTTGGCCGCTCAGAACACAACCCCAGTTGCATTGCTGCCACAGATCAGGTCATTCCAGACCTCGCCAGTCACGCGTGACATTGACTCGGCTGCCAAATTCATTGGCGCTGGTGCCGCAACAGTCGGTGTCGCTGGATCCG GTGCTGGTATCGGAACAGTATTCGGTTCCCTCATCATCGGCTACGCCAGGAACCCATCGCTGAAACAGCAGCTGTTCTCCTACGCCATTCTGGGCTTTGCCCTGTCCGAGGCCATGGGTCTGTTCTGTTTGATGATGGCTTTCCTGCTGCTGTTCGCCTTCTAA
- the LOC128262653 gene encoding probable rRNA-processing protein EBP2 homolog, translated as MSDFEMEDSASGYDSGDNSDAELQAAFERGDLKPGLNVEFNGQRDRVNDVTKLLAKTEAIKLQLPWLERLDMINTLAPLAPELAVQLEKHEQKRANLFKGNAKLPYIRPEEDPVLNDFKREMLFHRQAQSAVLEAIPRLHELGIKTRRPDDYFAEMAKSDEHMQKVRANLMAKQQGQAKSERIKQIREQRKMGKMLAKQTKVQREAEKKDMLDKLKKFRKGKLKNLDFLEDAKALESKQKQSAENRKKRNKKFGFGGKKKGLKRNTKSSSAGLDGEKSSRRQRGVKAGASVNKRMGKSRRIKAKGKK; from the exons ATGTCAGACTTTGAAATGGAGGACAGTGCCTCAGGCTACGATTCCGGGGATAATTCAGATGCTGAG CTGCAAGCGGCTTTTGAGCGAGGCGACCTAAAACCAGGTCTAAATGTGGAGTTTAATGGACAAAGAGATAGAGTAAATGATGTG ACCAAACTGCTGGCCAAAACAGAGGCTATCAAGCTGCAACTGCCGTGGCTGGAGCGCCTAGACATGATCAACACACTGGCTCCCTTGGCCCCCGAACTGGCTGTCCAACTGGAGAAGCACGAGCAGAAGCGGGCCAACCTCTTTAAGGGCAACGCCAAGCTGCCCTACATTCGCCCGGAGGAGGATCCCGTGCTGAACGATTTCAAGCGGGAGATGCTGTTCCATCGCCAGGCGCAGAGTGCCGTTTTGGAGGCCATTCCCCGCCTGCACGAGCTGGGCATTAAGACCCGTCGTCCGGATGACTATTTCGCGGAAATGGCCAAGTCCGACGAGCATATGCAGAAGGTGCGCGCCAACTTGATGGCCAAACAGCAGGGACAGGCCAAATCCGAGCGCATCAAGCAGATCCGCGAGCAGCGCAAAATGGGCAAGATGCTGGCCAAGCAGACAAAGGTGCAGCGCGAGGCCGAGAAGAAGGACATGCTAGACAAGCTCAAGAAGTTCCGCAAGGGCAAGCTGAAGAACCTCGATTTCCTGGAGGACGCCAAGGCACTGGAGTCCAAGCAGAAGCAGTCCGCCGAGAACCGCAAGAAGCGCAATAAGAAGTTTGGCTTCGGCGGCAAGAAGAAGGGACTGAAGCGGAACACCAAGTCCTCCTCCGCCGGATTGGATGGCGAAAAGTCCTCGCGTCGGCAAAGGGGCGTCAAGGCCGGCGCGTCGGTTAACAAACGAATGGGCAAGTCGCGGCGCATCAAGGCCAAGGGCAAAAAGTAA
- the LOC128262639 gene encoding protein zwilch, translating to MLPSANLANVYAELMRRCGESYTITYGAPPTYLVSAVGSAEAGRKVVLVFKEDRSGAAARIRTTPTKAVPGKIDSADLDLTGSPLKDDCLVDAIADLSIDLQLEHSNSWKLEEEYQRGIPVDKARSIICSEFLQMCEGLGSVWFLCDGSDSGQTQLLQYEFNPSHFSRGIMSYQGVLPAYMVTSQSLVRQHGKAPQDTVIENSYQVGPHMRLRCSWSSNAALPSLANLNDCEVALNHTFRVGECSPLTQDFMNQLRILLFIREDIVSFHKDVKRGIARDPIYRCGSGIDMEELRESINQTMTDVSGFVNCYGIGNVELDLEDVVQRAKVRRLTDLTDKLWELLKSCDSYKDLKMAFNMLFQCAARYNIVNTPTNKNRLAKLITELANRRLAMPCLSGAEPLELLLEIGLEKLYKDYEFIYTESKMCSTNLLKEDCIEAANDGGSPQNLPQLRKSLHNAVRGDPTPGAAGIRKTLLHHNGANVKSGNAGKYAGDDDDAGFKNSHFDEHESTERVSKLFQIHCTLEHLLMMHIHLNLSNVYNDVCSELLKKPPKLVEAIDDQLSDVMDIRLSAHHVRDHLDGKDPYSRHITMRSHNKFRELKTVFYFNSENICPPNLAQCFQCDDKEMVKERTYHAWLYRKIRSLK from the exons atgttgcctTCTGCTAATTTGGCCAACGTTTACGCGGAACTAATGCGCCGGTGCGGCGAGTCCTACACGATCACCTACGGAGCACCACCCACCTATTTGGTCAGTGCTGTGGGATCCGCAGAGGCCGGCAGGAAGGTGGTGCTGGTCTTCAAGGAGGATCGCAGTGGAGCAGCGGCTAGAATCCGGACCACGCCCACTAAGGCGGTGCCTGGGAAAATAGATTCTGCTGATCTCGATCTCACGGGAAGTCCTCTTAAGGACGATTGCTTGGTGGATGCCATAGCAGATCTGTCCATCGATCTGCAGCTGGAGCACTCCAATTCATGGAAACTGGAGGAGGAGTACCAGCGTGGAATACCCGTGGACAAGGCCAGGTCCATTATATGCTCTGAATTCCTGCAAATGTGCGAGGGACTCGGCTCCGTGTGGTTCTTATGCGATGGCTCGGATTCCGGGCAAACACAGCTGCTCCAATACGAGTTCAACCCCAGCCACTTCTCCAGGGGAATAATGAGCTACCAAGGAGTGCTGCCTGCCTATATGGTAACCTCTCAGTCCTTGGTCCGCCAACATGGTAAAGCACCCCAAGACACAGTGATCGAAAACAGCTACCAGGTGGGTCCACACATGAGACTGCGCTGCTCCTGGTCCTCCAACGCTGCTCTTCCATCGCTCGCAAATCTGAACGATTGCGAAGTGGCTCTAAATCACACATTTCGGGTGGGCGAGTGCAGTCCCTTGACACAGGACTTTATGAATCAGCTGCGCATCTTGCTCTTTATTCGCGAGGACATAGTCTCCTTTCACAAGGATGTCAAGCGGGGCATCGCCAGGGATCCCATCTACCGTTGTGGCAGTGGCATTGACATGGAGGAGCTAAGGGAGTCCATCAACCAAACCATGACTGATGTTTCTGGGTTCGTAAATTGCTACGGCATTGGCAACGTCGAGTTAGACCTCGAGGATGTGGTGCAAAGGGCCAAGGTGCGGCGGCTCACCGATCTCACCGACAAACTGTGGGAGCTGCTCAAGAGCTGCGACTCCTACAAGGACCTTAAAATGGCCTTCAATATGCTCTTTCAGTGCGCCGCTCGCTATAATATAGTA AACACTCCAACCAATAAAAATCGCCTGGCCAAGCTTATCACCGAGCTGGCCAATCGACGTTTGGCCATGCCCTGCTTAAGTGGCGCCGAGCCCTTGGAACTCCTGCTGGAGATTGGCCTGGAGAAGCTGTACAAGGACTACGAGTTCATCTACACGGAGAGCAAGATGTGCAGCACCAACCTGCTGAAGGAGGACTGCATCGAGGCAGCGAATGACGGTGGCTCACCGCAGAATCTGCCCCAGCTGCGAAAATCCCTGCACAATGCGGTCAGGGGGGATCCGAcgccaggagcagcaggaatTCGAAAGACGTTGCTACACCACAACGGCGCCAACGTCAAGTCTGGGAACGCGGGGAAATATGCcggcgatgacgatgatgcAGGCTTCAAAAACAGCCATTTCGACGAGCACGAGAGCACGGAGCGGGTTTCCAAGTTGTTTCAAATCCACTGCACTCTGGAGCACCTGCTGATGATGCACATCCACTTGAATCTGTCTAATG tTTACAACGATGTCTGCTCTGAGCTGCTAAAGAAACCGCCCAAACTAGTGGAGGCAATTGATGATCAGCTGAGCGATGTGATGGACATCCGCCTATCCGCACACCATGTAAGAGATCACTTGGATGGCAAGGATCCTTACTCACGACACATTACCATGCGTTCGCATAACAAGTTCCGTGAGCTGAAAACCGTCTTCTACTTCAATTCGGAAAACATTTGTCCTCCTAACTTGGCTCAATGTTTCCAGTGCGATG ACAAGGAGATGGTCAAAGAGCGCACATATCATGCCTGGCTGTACCGCAAGATTCGTTCACTTAAGTGA